In Apus apus isolate bApuApu2 chromosome 5, bApuApu2.pri.cur, whole genome shotgun sequence, the following are encoded in one genomic region:
- the LOC127385111 gene encoding uncharacterized protein LOC127385111, whose protein sequence is MTGCPPALMKERGGAFPESVRRGELGQWTQICCQWTLIMQLWKTPAPGEVAVPGGPVTLWEAQAGAAPNLMGRTHEGEVGGGLSPWEGPLGEAGEDCEESFFLRRKEQQEPPACELTLNPIPCPPVPLGGRRERNREQKDLGPGRRKGWRMGSPLLLLMHDLCTRTQAGLRDTSCQATQVVRSWTAFLQLFTAFPGFESVTKIFHPFTGLGTGFAENPFSLLLLPTAVMRGGVDTWNLLLRFSTEQGRQHWDAKFASHRAAAGWFTA, encoded by the exons atgacaggctgtccccctgcactcatgaaGGAACGTGGTGGAGCATTCCCTGAAAGCgtcaggaggggtgaacttggccagtggactcagatttgctgccagtggactctgattatgcaactgtggaagaccccggctCCAGGGGAGGTGGCGGTTCCTGGAGggcccgtgactctgtgggaagcccaggctggagcagctccaaacctcatgggaaggactcatgaaggagaggttggtggaggactctctccatgggagggaccccttggggaagcaggggaggactgtgaggaatccttcttcctgaggaggaaggagcagcaggaaccaccagcctgtgaactgactctaaaccccatcccctgtccccctgtgccgctggggggaaggagggagagaaaccgggaacaaaaggatttgggcccaggaagaaggaaggggtggaG AATGGGATCACCCTTGCTCCTGTTGATGCATGATCTGTGTACCAGGACTCAAGCAGGACTGAGGGACACATCTTGTCAGGCAACA CAAGTGGTAAGAAGCTGGACTGCCTTTCTTCAACTCTTTACTGCCTTCCCAGGATTTGAAAGtgtgacaaaaatatttcatccCTTTACAGGATTAG GCACAGGCTTTGCAGAAAACCCCTTCTCCTTACTGCTTCTACCGACTGCTGTGATGAGGGGAGGGGTGGACACGTGGAATCTACTTCTCCGTTTCTCCACTGAACAAGGAAGACAACACTG GGATGCGAAGTTTGCCTCTCAccgagctgctgctggctggttCACTGCCTGA